The Streptomyces aurantiacus genome includes a region encoding these proteins:
- a CDS encoding potassium channel family protein translates to MVVCGDDALAHRLAAELRGVYGERVTLVVPSAERTERPPVVGRARASTLLDRVSAAMTRAAGNGVTGAGSGSAVGSGGAAGSGGGGTSGGSSGSGASGSGGDGASGRRAGGSEGPRSARVLEAAVLTEAVLAEAGVEHAAALALVHDDDETNIRAALMARRLNPRLRLVVRLYNRRLGQHIEALLDQASALAMAGVGESADAPVPGLLDASTTVLSDADTAAPALAATAVAGTSKVVQTDGLMLRAVERRPPGPGEVADPGLCTLALLSATTNDPAGADGSESSGEHGPRLLPDEASVAAATGRGTIVLETVSYSGPPLPPGRSVLPIGRLFSRRLRWSFAGLVACVVALAVASMAITGAHPLHATYLTLLDLFAINDPALGDPLGRQILQLLSGLVGLLLLPVLLAAVLEGLGTFRSGSALRKPPRGLSGHVVLLGVGKIGTRVLARLRELDIPVVCVEADPEARGLALARRLRVPVVLGDVTQEGVLEAAKIHRAHALLALTSADTTNLEAALYARSVRPDLRVVLRLYDDDFATAVYRTLRATHPHALTRSRSVSHLAAPAFAGAMMGRQILGAIPVERRVLLFAALDVSGHPQLEGRTVAEAFRAGSWRVLALDTAAPAGRRTRQQPVPAPTAPDRTAPPAPPAPGRDASVPERPSGLVWDLPPTYVLGSGDRVVIAATRRGLAELLGRRPRERTGP, encoded by the coding sequence ATGGTGGTGTGCGGAGACGATGCCCTGGCGCACCGGCTCGCGGCCGAGTTGCGCGGTGTCTACGGGGAGCGGGTCACGCTGGTCGTGCCGTCCGCCGAGCGGACCGAGCGGCCACCGGTCGTCGGCCGGGCGCGTGCCTCGACACTGCTCGACCGCGTGTCGGCGGCGATGACCCGGGCCGCGGGCAACGGCGTCACCGGCGCCGGAAGCGGAAGTGCGGTCGGCAGTGGAGGCGCAGCCGGGAGCGGAGGCGGCGGGACCAGCGGCGGAAGCAGCGGCAGTGGCGCGAGTGGCAGCGGTGGTGACGGCGCGTCCGGTCGCCGCGCCGGTGGTTCCGAAGGGCCGCGCTCCGCACGCGTGTTGGAGGCCGCGGTCCTGACCGAGGCCGTGCTCGCCGAGGCCGGCGTGGAGCACGCCGCCGCGCTGGCACTCGTCCATGACGACGACGAGACGAACATCCGCGCCGCTCTGATGGCGCGCCGGCTCAACCCGCGTCTGCGCCTGGTCGTCCGGCTCTACAACCGCCGTCTCGGCCAGCACATCGAGGCCCTGCTCGACCAGGCGTCCGCCCTGGCCATGGCGGGAGTCGGGGAGTCCGCGGACGCGCCCGTACCCGGCCTCCTGGACGCCTCCACGACCGTGCTCTCCGACGCGGACACCGCCGCGCCCGCGCTGGCGGCCACCGCGGTGGCAGGTACCAGCAAGGTCGTGCAGACCGACGGGCTGATGCTGCGGGCCGTGGAACGCCGGCCGCCGGGGCCCGGAGAGGTCGCCGACCCCGGGCTGTGCACGCTGGCCCTGCTCTCGGCCACGACCAACGACCCGGCCGGGGCGGACGGTTCGGAGAGCAGCGGTGAGCACGGGCCGCGGCTGCTGCCCGACGAGGCGTCCGTGGCCGCCGCGACCGGCCGCGGCACCATCGTCCTGGAGACCGTGTCGTACTCCGGTCCCCCGCTCCCGCCGGGCCGCAGCGTGCTGCCCATCGGCAGGCTGTTCTCCCGACGGCTGCGCTGGTCCTTCGCCGGTCTGGTGGCCTGTGTGGTCGCGCTCGCCGTCGCGTCCATGGCCATCACGGGCGCCCATCCGCTGCACGCCACCTACCTGACCCTCCTCGACCTCTTCGCGATCAACGATCCCGCGCTCGGCGACCCCCTCGGCCGGCAGATCCTCCAGCTCCTCTCCGGTCTCGTCGGGCTGCTGCTGCTTCCGGTGCTCCTCGCGGCCGTCCTGGAGGGCCTCGGTACGTTCCGCAGCGGGTCGGCGCTGCGGAAACCGCCGCGGGGGCTCTCCGGTCACGTCGTACTCCTCGGCGTCGGCAAGATCGGTACGCGCGTCCTCGCGCGCCTTCGCGAACTCGACATCCCCGTGGTGTGCGTCGAGGCGGACCCCGAAGCACGAGGGCTCGCGCTGGCACGTCGGCTGCGGGTGCCCGTCGTGCTCGGCGATGTCACCCAGGAGGGCGTCCTGGAAGCCGCCAAGATCCATCGGGCACACGCTCTGCTGGCCCTGACCAGCGCCGACACCACCAACCTCGAAGCCGCCCTGTACGCGAGGTCGGTGCGCCCCGATCTGCGCGTCGTCCTACGGCTGTACGACGACGACTTCGCCACGGCCGTCTACCGCACCCTGCGCGCCACGCACCCGCACGCGCTCACCCGCAGCCGGAGCGTCTCCCACCTGGCCGCGCCCGCGTTCGCCGGGGCGATGATGGGCCGCCAGATCCTGGGGGCGATCCCCGTGGAACGCCGGGTCCTGCTCTTCGCGGCCCTGGATGTGTCGGGGCATCCGCAGCTGGAGGGCCGTACCGTCGCCGAGGCGTTCCGTGCCGGGTCGTGGCGGGTGCTGGCCCTGGACACGGCCGCTCCGGCGGGCCGCCGCACCCGCCAGCAGCCCGTCCCGGCGCCGACAGCGCCGGACCGTACCGCGCCACCGGCCCCGCCGGCCCCGGGCCGCGACGCCTCGGTCCCGGAACGGCCGTCCGGCCTGGTCTGGGACCTGCCGCCCACCTACGTGCTCGGGTCCGGGGACCGCGTCGTCATCGCCGCCACCCGACGAGGCCTCGCCGAACTGCTGGGCCGGCGCCCCCGGGAACGCACGGGCCCGTAG
- a CDS encoding aspartate-semialdehyde dehydrogenase: MVKVVGPLAAKPTLAVVGATGAVGTVMLQILSQHADIWGEIRLIASPRSAGRKLAVRGEQVEVIALTEEAFDGVDVAMFDVPDEVAGRWAPVAAAKGAVVVDNSGAFRMDPEVPLVVPEVNPHAARVRPRGIIANPNCTTLSMIVALGALHAEFGLRELVVSSYQAVSGAGQRGVDTLRQQLKLVAGTELGTAPGDVRRAVGDNTGPFPEPVALNVVPWAGSVREDGWSSEEMEVRDESRKILGLPNLPVAVTCVRVPVVTTHSLTVHARFQGEVTVDKAREIIATAPGVVLFDNPAAGEFPTPADVVGTDPTWVGRVRRALDDPTALELFVCGDNLRKGSALNTAQIAELVAADL; the protein is encoded by the coding sequence ATGGTCAAGGTCGTGGGACCCCTGGCCGCGAAACCGACGCTCGCGGTCGTGGGCGCGACCGGAGCCGTCGGCACGGTCATGCTCCAGATCCTGTCCCAGCACGCGGACATCTGGGGTGAGATCCGTCTGATCGCCTCGCCGCGCTCGGCCGGCCGCAAGCTGGCCGTGCGCGGCGAGCAGGTCGAGGTGATCGCCCTGACGGAGGAGGCCTTCGACGGGGTCGACGTCGCCATGTTCGACGTACCCGACGAGGTGGCCGGGCGCTGGGCGCCGGTCGCGGCCGCCAAGGGGGCCGTCGTGGTCGACAACTCCGGCGCGTTCCGGATGGACCCCGAGGTGCCGCTCGTGGTGCCGGAGGTCAATCCGCACGCCGCCCGGGTCCGCCCGCGCGGCATCATCGCCAACCCGAACTGCACGACCCTGTCCATGATCGTGGCCCTGGGCGCGCTGCATGCCGAGTTCGGGCTGCGCGAGCTGGTGGTGTCCTCGTACCAGGCGGTGAGCGGGGCAGGGCAGCGCGGCGTCGACACGTTGCGGCAGCAGTTGAAGCTGGTCGCCGGTACGGAACTGGGGACGGCCCCCGGCGACGTACGGCGGGCCGTGGGGGACAACACCGGACCGTTCCCGGAGCCGGTGGCGCTCAACGTGGTGCCGTGGGCCGGGTCCGTGCGCGAGGACGGCTGGTCCTCGGAGGAGATGGAGGTGCGGGACGAGTCCCGCAAGATCCTCGGGCTCCCGAACCTGCCTGTCGCCGTCACCTGCGTCCGTGTGCCGGTCGTCACCACGCACTCGCTGACCGTCCACGCCCGTTTCCAGGGCGAGGTGACGGTGGACAAGGCGCGGGAGATCATCGCCACCGCCCCGGGGGTCGTCCTCTTCGACAACCCTGCGGCGGGCGAGTTCCCGACGCCGGCCGACGTGGTCGGGACGGACCCCACGTGGGTCGGGCGGGTGCGGCGAGCGCTCGACGATCCGACGGCGCTGGAGCTTTTCGTGTGCGGGGACAACCTCCGCAAGGGCTCCGCGCTGAACACGGCACAGATCGCGGAACTGGTGGCGGCGGACCTCTGA
- a CDS encoding SigE family RNA polymerase sigma factor, translated as MPVIAPMPAARSARIPNQREGADEALAAGTTVDHLTETYRAHYRSLLGLAALLLDDTASCEDVVQEAFIRVHSARKRVRDPEKTLAYLRQTVVNLSRSALRRRILGLKLLSKPMPDMASAEEGAYDLLERDALINAMKGLQRRQREVLVLRYFADMTEAQVAETLGISLGSVKAYGSRGIAALRIAMEAAA; from the coding sequence ATGCCGGTGATCGCCCCCATGCCCGCAGCGCGGTCGGCCCGCATCCCCAATCAGCGTGAGGGCGCTGACGAGGCACTGGCGGCCGGCACCACCGTCGACCATCTCACCGAGACCTACCGCGCCCACTACAGGTCGCTCCTCGGCCTCGCGGCGCTCCTTCTCGACGACACCGCGTCCTGCGAGGACGTCGTCCAGGAGGCCTTCATCCGGGTGCACTCGGCGCGCAAGCGCGTGCGGGACCCGGAGAAGACGCTCGCCTATCTGCGCCAGACCGTCGTCAACCTCTCGCGTTCCGCGCTGCGCCGGCGCATCCTCGGTCTGAAGCTCCTCTCCAAGCCGATGCCCGACATGGCGAGCGCCGAGGAGGGCGCGTACGACCTGCTGGAGCGCGACGCCCTGATCAACGCGATGAAGGGCCTCCAGAGACGCCAGCGCGAGGTTCTGGTCCTGCGATACTTCGCGGACATGACCGAGGCGCAGGTCGCCGAGACCCTCGGAATCTCGCTGGGCTCGGTGAAGGCGTACGGCTCGCGCGGCATCGCGGCGCTGCGCATCGCCATGGAGGCGGCGGCATGA
- a CDS encoding S9 family peptidase, translating into MTESNRAIPHDGTMPDWEKRFRAPRVSLPDWAEDAPHRSLFVSNATGTYELYAWDRETGAQRQVTDRPNGTTDGVLSPDGEWIWWFDDKDGDEFGIWRRQPFAGAGGDGGAAVPDGPAAPGLAPSYPAGLALGRDGRTAIVGRSTDEDGSTIYVSRTGEDPVEVYRHRESAGVGDLSHDGSLIAIEHTEHGDAMHSALRVLRMDGSAVAELDDTKGGTVELGLEVLGFAPVDGDTRLLVGHQRRGRWEPMVWDVASGEETDLALTSQLDGDLSAEWYPDGSALLVVNSFEARSELWRFDLAARHLERVPTPKGTVSGATARPDGSVEFLWSSAAQPPVVRSTSGEVVLDPPGMKAPESVPVEDVWVTGPGGRIHALVQRPAGVSGPLPTVFDIHGGPTWHDSDSFGAGPAAWVDHGYMVVRVNYRGSTGYGREWTDALKHRVGLIELEDIEAVREWAVSSGLADPARLILTGGSWGGYLTLLGLGTQPEAWALGIAAVPVADYVTAYHDEMEALKAMDRTLLGGTPEEVPERFEASSPLTYVDAVKAPVYISAGVNDPRCPIRQVENYVVRLAARDADHEVYRYDAGHGSLVVDERIKQVRLELDFAERHLGR; encoded by the coding sequence ATGACTGAGAGCAACCGGGCGATCCCGCACGACGGAACCATGCCCGACTGGGAAAAGCGCTTCCGGGCGCCGCGGGTGTCCTTGCCGGACTGGGCGGAGGACGCTCCGCACCGGTCCCTGTTCGTGTCGAACGCGACAGGGACGTACGAGTTGTACGCGTGGGACCGTGAGACGGGCGCCCAGCGCCAGGTCACGGACCGCCCCAACGGGACGACGGACGGCGTGCTGTCGCCGGACGGCGAGTGGATCTGGTGGTTCGACGACAAGGACGGGGACGAGTTCGGGATCTGGCGGCGGCAGCCGTTCGCCGGGGCCGGCGGTGACGGTGGCGCGGCCGTTCCCGACGGGCCCGCGGCTCCCGGGCTCGCCCCCTCCTATCCCGCGGGCCTAGCGCTCGGCCGGGACGGGCGGACGGCGATCGTCGGCAGGTCGACCGACGAGGACGGGTCGACGATCTACGTCAGCCGGACCGGCGAGGACCCCGTCGAGGTCTACCGGCACCGGGAGTCGGCCGGGGTCGGCGACCTCTCGCACGACGGCTCGCTGATCGCGATCGAGCACACCGAGCACGGTGACGCGATGCACTCCGCGCTGCGGGTGCTGCGGATGGACGGTTCGGCGGTGGCGGAGCTGGACGACACCAAGGGCGGCACGGTCGAGCTGGGCCTGGAGGTGCTGGGCTTCGCCCCGGTCGACGGGGACACGCGACTGCTCGTCGGGCACCAGCGGCGCGGGCGCTGGGAGCCGATGGTGTGGGACGTGGCGTCCGGCGAGGAGACGGACCTGGCGCTGACCTCGCAGCTGGACGGCGACCTGAGCGCCGAGTGGTATCCGGACGGCTCCGCCCTGCTGGTGGTCAACAGCTTCGAGGCGCGCAGCGAGCTGTGGAGGTTCGACCTGGCGGCCCGTCACCTGGAGCGGGTTCCCACGCCGAAGGGCACGGTGTCGGGTGCGACGGCCCGCCCGGACGGCAGCGTGGAGTTCCTGTGGTCGTCGGCCGCGCAGCCGCCGGTGGTCCGGTCGACGTCCGGTGAGGTCGTCCTGGACCCGCCCGGCATGAAGGCACCGGAGTCGGTGCCTGTCGAGGACGTGTGGGTGACGGGCCCCGGCGGCCGCATCCACGCCCTCGTGCAGCGGCCCGCCGGAGTGAGCGGCCCCCTGCCGACCGTCTTCGACATCCACGGCGGCCCGACCTGGCACGACAGCGACTCGTTCGGGGCGGGCCCGGCGGCCTGGGTGGACCACGGGTACATGGTGGTCAGGGTCAACTACCGGGGTTCCACGGGGTACGGGAGGGAGTGGACGGACGCCCTCAAGCACCGGGTCGGTCTGATCGAGCTGGAGGACATCGAGGCCGTACGGGAGTGGGCGGTCTCGTCCGGGCTCGCCGACCCGGCCCGGCTGATCCTCACGGGCGGCTCGTGGGGCGGCTACCTGACCCTGCTCGGGCTCGGTACGCAGCCCGAGGCGTGGGCGCTCGGCATCGCCGCGGTACCGGTCGCGGACTATGTCACGGCGTACCACGACGAGATGGAGGCCCTGAAGGCGATGGACCGCACGCTGCTCGGCGGCACCCCGGAGGAGGTTCCCGAGCGTTTCGAGGCGTCGTCCCCGCTGACGTACGTCGACGCGGTGAAGGCGCCGGTCTACATCTCCGCCGGGGTCAACGACCCGCGCTGTCCGATCCGCCAGGTGGAGAACTACGTGGTCAGGCTCGCCGCGCGGGACGCGGACCACGAGGTGTACCGCTACGACGCGGGGCACGGTTCGCTGGTCGTGGACGAGCGGATCAAGCAGGTCCGGCTGGAGCTCGACTTCGCGGAGCGACACCTGGGCAGGTGA
- a CDS encoding permease yields the protein MTTTNTAPPKVEDRETDERQGWQFNSPLVLTMLLLAGVVLQGPIRGALSAPVMQSWMTVFVAVIVQALPFLVLGVLLSAVIAVFVPPSFFARALPARPALAVPVAGMAGAVLPGCECASVPVAGALVRRGVTPAAALAFLLSAPAINPIVLTATAVAFPGEPRMVLARFVASLLVACAMGWLWQRLGRADWLRPPARPSSEGLGRGAAFWGSVRHDVMHAGGFLVVGAMAAATLKAVVPADWLSLAADNMVVSILALAVLAVLLSICSEADAFVAASLTQFSLTARLTFLVVGPMIDLKLFAMQTATFGREFALRFAPATFTLAVLVSSLVGAVLL from the coding sequence GTGACCACAACCAACACAGCGCCGCCCAAGGTTGAGGACCGTGAGACGGACGAGCGGCAGGGCTGGCAGTTCAACTCGCCTCTCGTCCTGACCATGCTGCTCCTCGCGGGAGTCGTGCTGCAGGGCCCGATCCGCGGAGCGCTGTCGGCGCCCGTGATGCAGAGCTGGATGACCGTGTTCGTCGCGGTGATCGTGCAGGCGCTGCCCTTCCTCGTACTCGGTGTGCTGCTGTCGGCGGTCATCGCGGTGTTCGTCCCGCCGTCGTTCTTCGCCCGCGCGCTGCCGGCCCGGCCCGCCCTCGCGGTACCGGTCGCAGGCATGGCCGGGGCGGTGCTGCCCGGGTGCGAGTGCGCGTCCGTGCCGGTGGCCGGAGCGCTGGTGCGCCGGGGTGTCACGCCCGCGGCGGCGCTGGCGTTCCTGCTGTCGGCCCCGGCGATCAACCCGATCGTGCTGACCGCGACGGCCGTCGCGTTCCCGGGCGAGCCGCGGATGGTCCTGGCCCGTTTCGTGGCGAGCCTGCTGGTGGCCTGCGCGATGGGCTGGCTCTGGCAGCGGCTGGGCCGTGCCGACTGGTTGCGCCCACCGGCCCGCCCCTCCTCCGAGGGCCTCGGCAGAGGGGCGGCGTTCTGGGGATCCGTACGGCACGACGTGATGCACGCGGGAGGGTTCCTGGTCGTCGGCGCGATGGCCGCGGCCACGCTCAAGGCGGTGGTCCCGGCGGACTGGCTCAGCCTCGCCGCCGACAACATGGTGGTGTCGATCCTCGCCCTGGCCGTTCTGGCCGTACTCCTCTCCATCTGCTCCGAGGCGGACGCGTTCGTGGCCGCGTCCCTCACCCAGTTCTCGCTCACGGCCCGGCTGACCTTCCTGGTCGTCGGCCCGATGATCGACCTGAAGCTCTTCGCCATGCAGACCGCCACGTTCGGCCGCGAGTTCGCCCTGCGCTTCGCGCCCGCCACGTTCACGCTGGCCGTCCTGGTGTCGTCGCTGGTAGG
- a CDS encoding SURF1 family protein yields MYRFLLTPRWWGINVFVLLAIPFCIFMGSWQLGRFEDRVQDHRDAGEQATAAKTQAARPLAELLPVDKETSGKQATATGRYGKQLLVPDRELDDKPGFYVLTMLRTDDGRALPVVRGWLPGDADTAKAPAVPAGEVTVTGALQASETPGSNGVPAAGGLPAGQTGAISSASLVNLVPYEVYDAWITLAEADAGMKAVPATAPSDTGLDLKAFQNLGYTGEWFVFAGFVVFMWFRLMRREVEFAEDAELGLTEEAPSEGEASRDGTGGEAAAGRSETAETAPDTPVGAADGRADTNTAKVSSSPTA; encoded by the coding sequence GTGTACCGGTTCCTGCTGACGCCCCGCTGGTGGGGGATCAACGTCTTCGTGCTGTTGGCCATCCCCTTCTGCATCTTCATGGGGTCATGGCAGTTGGGGCGGTTCGAGGACCGGGTCCAGGACCATCGCGACGCCGGTGAGCAGGCCACGGCGGCCAAAACGCAGGCGGCACGGCCGCTCGCCGAGCTGCTGCCGGTGGACAAGGAGACGTCGGGCAAGCAGGCCACGGCGACGGGCCGGTACGGGAAGCAGTTGCTCGTGCCGGACCGGGAGCTGGACGACAAGCCCGGCTTCTACGTTCTGACGATGCTGCGTACCGACGACGGCAGGGCCCTGCCGGTGGTCCGGGGCTGGCTCCCCGGTGACGCCGACACCGCGAAGGCCCCGGCGGTTCCGGCCGGCGAGGTCACCGTGACCGGGGCGCTCCAGGCATCGGAGACACCCGGGTCGAACGGCGTGCCCGCTGCCGGTGGGCTCCCCGCCGGGCAGACCGGTGCGATCAGCTCGGCGTCACTGGTGAATCTCGTGCCGTACGAGGTGTACGACGCGTGGATCACTCTCGCCGAGGCGGACGCGGGCATGAAGGCCGTGCCCGCCACGGCTCCCTCGGACACGGGTCTGGACCTGAAGGCCTTCCAGAACCTGGGCTACACCGGTGAGTGGTTCGTCTTCGCGGGCTTCGTCGTCTTCATGTGGTTCCGGCTGATGCGGCGTGAGGTGGAGTTCGCCGAGGACGCGGAGCTGGGTCTCACGGAGGAGGCTCCCTCGGAGGGCGAGGCCTCCCGGGACGGCACCGGCGGCGAGGCCGCCGCGGGCCGCAGCGAGACGGCCGAAACAGCCCCGGACACCCCCGTCGGGGCCGCGGACGGCCGCGCTGACACCAACACCGCGAAGGTGTCGTCCTCTCCCACGGCCTGA
- a CDS encoding aspartate kinase: MGLVVQKYGGSSVADAEGIKRVAKRIVDAKKNGHQVVVVVSAMGDTTDELIDLAEQVSPIPAGREFDMLLTAGERISMALLAMAIKNLGHEAQSFTGSQAGVITDSVHNKARIIDVTPGRIRTALDEGNIAIVAGFQGVSQDKKDITTLGRGGSDTTAVALAAALDAEVCEIYTDVDGVFTADPRVVKKARKIDWISSEDMLELAASGSKVLLHRCVEYARRYDIPIHVRSSFSGLPGTWVSNENPQGDAQVEHAIISGVAHDVSEAKITVVGVPDKPGEAAVIFRAIADAEINIDMIVQNVSAASTGLTDISFTLPKTEGHKAIEALEKAKGAIGFDSLRYDDQIGKISLVGAGMKTNPGVTASFFQALSDAGVNIELISTSEIRISVVTRQDDVNEAVRAVHTAFGLDSDSDEAVVYGGTGR, encoded by the coding sequence CCGATGCCGAAGGCATCAAGCGTGTCGCCAAGCGAATCGTCGACGCCAAGAAGAACGGCCACCAGGTCGTTGTCGTGGTGTCGGCGATGGGTGACACGACGGACGAGCTGATCGATCTCGCCGAGCAGGTATCCCCGATCCCTGCCGGGCGTGAGTTCGACATGCTGCTGACCGCAGGAGAGCGGATCTCCATGGCGCTGCTGGCCATGGCGATCAAAAACCTGGGCCACGAGGCCCAGAGCTTCACCGGCAGCCAGGCAGGCGTGATCACCGACTCCGTCCACAACAAGGCGCGCATCATCGATGTCACGCCGGGCCGCATCCGGACGGCGCTCGACGAGGGCAACATCGCGATCGTCGCCGGGTTCCAGGGCGTCAGCCAGGACAAGAAGGACATCACCACGCTGGGGCGCGGCGGGTCCGACACCACGGCCGTCGCCCTCGCCGCCGCCCTCGACGCCGAGGTCTGCGAGATCTACACGGACGTCGACGGTGTGTTCACCGCCGACCCGCGGGTGGTGAAGAAGGCCCGGAAGATCGACTGGATCTCCTCCGAGGACATGCTGGAGCTCGCCGCCTCCGGCTCCAAGGTGCTGCTGCACCGCTGCGTCGAGTACGCACGCCGTTACGACATCCCGATCCACGTCCGCTCGTCCTTCTCCGGACTGCCGGGCACCTGGGTCAGCAACGAGAATCCGCAAGGGGACGCGCAGGTGGAGCACGCCATCATCTCCGGAGTCGCTCACGACGTCTCCGAAGCCAAGATCACTGTCGTCGGCGTTCCGGACAAGCCGGGTGAGGCCGCGGTGATCTTCCGCGCCATCGCGGACGCCGAGATCAACATCGACATGATCGTGCAGAACGTGTCCGCGGCCTCCACGGGCCTCACGGACATCTCCTTCACGCTTCCCAAGACCGAGGGCCACAAGGCCATCGAAGCCCTGGAGAAGGCGAAGGGCGCGATCGGCTTCGACTCGCTGCGCTACGACGACCAGATCGGCAAGATCTCCCTGGTCGGCGCGGGTATGAAGACCAACCCGGGCGTCACCGCCTCCTTCTTCCAGGCGCTGTCCGACGCGGGCGTCAACATCGAGCTCATCTCGACCTCCGAGATCCGCATCTCGGTCGTGACCCGCCAGGACGACGTCAACGAGGCCGTGCGCGCCGTGCACACCGCCTTCGGACTCGACTCCGACAGCGACGAGGCCGTCGTCTACGGGGGCACCGGCCGCTGA